In one window of Vibrio sp. DW001 DNA:
- a CDS encoding phosphoethanolamine--lipid A transferase — MYPLDELSLHILFTLFLLSYRSNFCKRRAVVIIMTSFKTIIKTPIFISSDYFIITISLYFGFVLNIPVVTKLIQLASEHGNSTFAYFSPLLLSAAFVLVFSIFNIPYFRKPFFIFLTTTSAMASYATYKYSVMFDYSMIENVFETNSGELSSYVNWVSCLYVSILGIIPSILITRVSFKRSKSLKNNVVKKLAVIISALFIITIVFITSYKNYASVGRNNAYLNRMITPSHIYYSAKYIKNTFFTTPLEYQIVGEDARIVPAQNGKPSLIVLVVGETARSSNIRYNGYARNTNPYTENLDIISFKDTSSCGTATAHSLPCMFSNLDRSNYRKERANAQDNALDIIKRSGTSVVWVENDGGDKSVAKHLNKRVITPNDYPDYCSEGVCTDEVMLEEFDKNMSLEQKKNKLMAFHIIGSHGPTYWKRYPKNQELFTPACNQSDIENCSDEEISNVYDNTIAHTDYIIAKLIEKLEKYRDQYNVALMYISDHGESLGENGLYLHGTPYSLAPNEQTHVPWFLWMDSAFESTYKINRQCLKSKARNEHVSQDNLFHSLIDFASVGTSSINKDMSIFSSCRTSDG; from the coding sequence ATGTATCCATTAGATGAACTAAGCCTACACATTTTATTCACACTGTTTCTTTTATCTTATCGTTCTAATTTTTGTAAAAGACGTGCTGTTGTAATTATCATGACAAGTTTCAAAACTATTATTAAGACTCCAATTTTTATCAGTAGTGATTATTTCATTATTACTATTTCACTATACTTTGGATTTGTTCTCAATATCCCCGTGGTAACAAAACTGATTCAGTTGGCTTCCGAACATGGAAATTCAACTTTCGCGTATTTTAGCCCTTTGTTACTGAGCGCTGCATTTGTGCTTGTTTTTTCAATTTTCAATATTCCCTATTTTCGAAAGCCTTTTTTCATTTTTTTAACAACAACATCTGCGATGGCAAGCTATGCGACCTATAAATATAGCGTAATGTTTGATTACAGCATGATAGAAAATGTTTTTGAGACGAACAGTGGTGAGTTATCTTCATATGTAAATTGGGTTTCTTGTTTATACGTGTCAATTCTTGGAATTATACCATCCATTTTAATCACTCGAGTGTCTTTCAAAAGAAGTAAGTCACTGAAAAATAATGTTGTGAAAAAATTGGCTGTTATTATTTCTGCACTGTTCATCATTACGATTGTTTTTATCACGTCGTATAAAAATTATGCGTCGGTTGGACGAAATAACGCTTACTTGAATAGAATGATCACACCTAGCCACATATATTATTCAGCGAAATATATAAAAAACACTTTTTTTACAACGCCACTCGAATATCAAATAGTTGGTGAGGATGCCAGAATTGTTCCAGCTCAAAATGGGAAACCATCATTGATTGTTCTTGTCGTTGGCGAAACGGCCCGCTCTTCAAATATTCGATACAATGGGTATGCAAGAAATACAAACCCATACACAGAGAATCTAGATATTATTTCGTTTAAAGATACTTCTTCATGCGGTACGGCAACCGCACATTCGTTACCTTGCATGTTCTCTAATCTGGACAGAAGCAATTACCGTAAAGAAAGGGCGAATGCACAAGACAACGCCTTAGATATTATCAAACGTTCTGGAACATCTGTGGTGTGGGTAGAAAACGATGGAGGTGACAAATCAGTAGCGAAACACTTGAATAAAAGAGTGATAACCCCGAATGATTACCCAGATTATTGTTCAGAGGGTGTCTGTACTGATGAGGTAATGCTGGAAGAGTTTGATAAAAATATGAGCCTAGAACAGAAGAAAAACAAGCTTATGGCGTTCCATATTATTGGAAGTCACGGGCCAACATACTGGAAACGATACCCTAAAAATCAAGAGTTATTCACGCCAGCGTGCAATCAAAGTGATATCGAAAACTGTTCAGACGAAGAGATAAGCAATGTCTACGATAATACTATCGCGCACACAGATTACATCATCGCAAAGTTAATTGAGAAGTTAGAAAAATACCGAGACCAATATAATGTTGCGTTGATGTATATTTCGGATCACGGTGAGTCATTAGGAGAAAATGGCCTTTATCTGCACGGTACGCCTTATTCATTAGCACCCAATGAGCAAACTCACGTACCTTGGTTTTTATGGATGGATAGTGCTTTTGAAAGCACCTACAAAATCAATCGTCAATGTTTGAAGAGTAAAGCGAGAAATGAACATGTATCACAAGATAATTTGTTTCATTCATTAATTGATTTCGCATCCGTCGGCACATCAAGTATTAATAAAGATATGAGCATTTTTTCTAGTTGCCGAACATCGGATGGATGA
- a CDS encoding diacylglycerol kinase has product MKPGNTGLKRLVLASYYSMKGLKAAWKNEAAFRQEIIVFIIACPLALALPISLYEKLALIVPLVLLLIVELLNSAIEAVVDRVGSEHHDLSGRAKDMGSAAVLFSLILALVTWTCVLYSNF; this is encoded by the coding sequence GTGAAACCTGGAAACACAGGCCTAAAACGTCTAGTTTTAGCTTCTTATTATTCAATGAAAGGTCTGAAAGCTGCGTGGAAAAATGAAGCGGCCTTCAGACAAGAAATTATCGTTTTTATTATCGCCTGCCCCCTCGCGTTGGCTCTCCCTATATCCCTATACGAGAAACTTGCACTTATTGTCCCCTTGGTATTGCTTCTTATCGTGGAGTTGCTGAACTCCGCCATAGAGGCCGTAGTTGATAGGGTAGGTTCAGAGCATCATGATTTGTCAGGAAGAGCTAAAGATATGGGATCTGCTGCTGTCTTATTTAGTTTGATTTTAGCTTTGGTTACTTGGACTTGCGTGCTGTATTCGAATTTTTAA
- a CDS encoding transposase, producing the protein MTTARKQLVSIESTPYYHCVSRCVRRSFLCGVDPYTQQSYEHRRAWIESKIEALSQLYCIDICAYAIMSNHYHLVLHMNRDEALGLSSNQVIERWQLSHKLPALIQRWLSHQITTGAEEKECLRIIESWRNRLWDLSWFMKELNYDIALKANQEDNCKGHFWECRFKNQALLDEQALLAAMAYVDLNPLKAGIAEKPETSEFTSIKVRLQALKEQKEKAHFLFPFVGNSTNKIIHGIPLRLVDYIELVDWTARQYRENKATLKASIPPILQRLGIAKTTWLKACTQLERYGVTAVGCHCHAKVAKLHMKKVRIHLFRLDN; encoded by the coding sequence ATGACCACTGCCCGTAAACAACTGGTTTCTATTGAATCGACACCTTATTACCACTGTGTCTCTCGCTGTGTTCGACGCAGTTTTCTATGTGGCGTCGACCCGTATACTCAACAGAGCTATGAACATCGTCGCGCTTGGATTGAATCTAAAATTGAAGCTCTGTCTCAACTTTACTGCATTGATATCTGCGCTTACGCCATTATGAGTAACCATTATCATTTGGTACTGCATATGAATCGTGATGAGGCTCTTGGGTTGTCGTCTAATCAAGTGATTGAGCGCTGGCAACTCAGTCATAAATTGCCTGCATTGATTCAACGTTGGCTTTCCCATCAAATAACAACTGGAGCAGAAGAAAAGGAGTGCTTAAGAATTATCGAATCATGGCGAAATCGTTTATGGGATTTAAGCTGGTTTATGAAAGAACTCAATTACGATATTGCCTTAAAAGCAAATCAAGAGGACAACTGCAAAGGGCATTTTTGGGAATGTCGTTTTAAAAACCAAGCTCTATTGGATGAGCAAGCACTTTTAGCAGCCATGGCTTATGTCGATCTTAATCCACTAAAAGCAGGTATCGCAGAGAAACCTGAAACCTCAGAATTCACATCAATAAAAGTCAGGCTACAGGCATTAAAAGAGCAAAAAGAGAAAGCCCACTTCCTGTTCCCTTTCGTCGGTAACTCAACCAATAAGATCATTCACGGCATTCCTCTCCGATTGGTGGATTATATTGAGTTAGTTGATTGGACAGCACGACAGTATCGAGAAAACAAAGCGACGTTAAAGGCGTCAATCCCACCTATATTACAAAGGCTTGGTATAGCAAAAACGACCTGGCTTAAAGCCTGCACTCAATTAGAACGATACGGCGTAACCGCTGTTGGATGTCATTGCCACGCAAAGGTCGCAAAGTTACATATGAAAAAGGTAAGAATTCATCTCTTTCGGTTGGATAATTAA
- a CDS encoding N(5)-(carboxyethyl)ornithine synthase: protein MNTSKVGVIGTSRKEDERRFPIHPEHLLRIPEELRRQLIFEEGYGAPFGISDSEIADLTGGIASRHELLAEIGRVIIAKPELADLEELREGGMLWGYVHCVQQEDITQAAIDRKQTLIAFEDMYIWSQSGQIGRHTFYKNNEMAGYCAVIHSLQLKGIDGHYGDQRKAIIFGFGAVSRGAIYALKAHGFRDITICIQRPEDEVREEVLDCNYVRIRTGNKGEARMVVTDHDGVSRPLSDLISEADITVNGTFQNPDHPTDFVTEAESACLKLNSLIIDVSCDEGMGFFFAKPTSFKNPMFKHGTVDYYAVDHTPSYLWESATRSISAALIVYLPIVLAGCNSWFENETIRQAINIDGGVIQKPAILSFQKREQEYPHLVENSTSNHIA from the coding sequence ATGAATACATCAAAAGTAGGAGTCATTGGGACTTCGAGAAAAGAAGACGAAAGACGATTTCCAATTCATCCTGAACACTTGTTGCGCATTCCTGAAGAGCTTCGTCGCCAGCTAATATTTGAAGAAGGGTACGGTGCACCATTTGGGATCTCGGATTCCGAAATTGCAGACCTGACAGGCGGCATTGCCAGTCGACACGAATTACTGGCAGAGATTGGTAGAGTTATCATCGCAAAACCAGAGTTAGCAGATTTAGAAGAACTTCGCGAAGGTGGGATGCTTTGGGGATACGTACATTGCGTGCAACAAGAAGACATTACTCAGGCAGCAATAGATCGTAAACAGACACTTATTGCCTTTGAGGATATGTATATTTGGTCTCAAAGTGGTCAAATAGGTCGCCATACATTTTATAAGAATAACGAAATGGCGGGCTATTGTGCGGTAATACACTCCTTGCAACTCAAGGGAATTGATGGGCATTATGGTGACCAAAGAAAAGCCATTATCTTTGGCTTTGGCGCGGTTAGCCGCGGTGCTATCTACGCGCTAAAAGCGCACGGCTTTAGAGATATAACCATCTGTATTCAACGCCCAGAAGATGAAGTCCGCGAAGAAGTCCTCGATTGTAATTATGTGAGAATTCGAACGGGTAACAAGGGTGAGGCTCGCATGGTAGTCACGGATCACGATGGCGTTAGTCGGCCACTGTCAGATCTCATCAGTGAGGCAGATATCACCGTAAACGGAACGTTTCAAAACCCAGACCATCCAACAGATTTTGTGACCGAAGCTGAAAGTGCATGCCTTAAACTCAATAGTCTAATTATTGATGTCAGTTGTGATGAAGGTATGGGATTCTTTTTTGCCAAACCCACGTCATTTAAAAACCCAATGTTTAAGCATGGAACTGTAGACTATTACGCGGTAGATCATACCCCTAGTTATCTATGGGAAAGTGCAACGCGATCAATCTCTGCTGCGCTAATTGTTTATTTACCGATTGTATTGGCGGGTTGTAATAGCTGGTTTGAGAACGAAACCATTCGACAAGCAATCAATATTGATGGTGGTGTGATTCAGAAACCCGCTATTTTATCGTTTCAAAAACGCGAACAGGAATACCCTCATTTGGTTGAGAATTCAACCTCGAATCATATAGCTTAA